In a single window of the Natator depressus isolate rNatDep1 chromosome 24, rNatDep2.hap1, whole genome shotgun sequence genome:
- the LOC141977353 gene encoding putative G-protein coupled receptor 33, producing MDRGNVTLQPTAGANSSQSPAPVSTSHLAAAVLLFITFLVGMVGNGLYLWVLGLKMRMTVTTLLFLHLVSCYLLFTLLIPFFAVYVFLDFHWVFGTAMCKLLNACISLGMFTSVFLLTLISLDRYILTHRPIWCRHHRTVPQVRKLVVGVWLVSLALSAPYLAFRETRVLDGGRITCTNNYNFSRDWNGVETQDLGRRVRLAIFMIRFLLGFLLPFCTIAGCYGCVGLEMKEKGLVRSRKPFKVMVAAVVSFFLSWLPYHLYHGLKFFKDGWELDSILVIYTLTSCFNACFTPILYLFVGRRFQQVLKTSLLALLRETFADDLSGNGAISHESSGVAAGKWELPDQVTGPLDLRSGSLEPRVLD from the coding sequence ATGGACCGAGGCAACGTGACTCTCCAGCCAACCGCTGGGGCAAAttccagccagagcccagcacCTGTGAGCACCTCTCACCTTGCCGCGGCCGTGTTGCTCTTCATCACCTTCCTGGTGGGTATGGTGGGGAATGGGCTGTACCTGTGGgtgctggggctgaagatgagGATGACAGTGACCACGCTTTTGTTCCTGCACCTGGTCTCCTGCTACCTTCTTTTCACCCTGCTGATCCCCTTTTTTGCTGTCTATGTCTTCCTGGATTTCCACTGGGTATTTGGCACGGCCATGTGCAAACTCCTGAATGCCTGCATCTCTCTGGGCATGTTCACCTCGGTCTTCCTTCTCACCCTCATCAGCCTGGACCGCTACATCCTCACTCACCGTCCCATCTGGTGCCGGCATCACCGCACCGTGCCCCAGGTCAGGAAGCTGGTTGTGGGCGTGTGGCTGGTCTCCTTAGCTCTCAGTGCTCCCTACCTGGCTTTCCGGGAGACCCGCGTGTTGGACGGGGGCAGAATCACCTGCACCAACAATTACAACTTCTCCAGAGACTGGAATGGAGTCGAGACGCAGGACCTGGGCAGACGGGTCCGCCTGGCCATCTTCATGATCCGGTTCCTTCtgggcttcctgctgcccttctgcaCCATCGCGGGATGCTACGGCTGCgtggggctggagatgaaggAGAAGGGGCTGGTGCGGAGCAGGAAGCCCTTCAAAGTCATGGTGGCCGCGGTGGTTTCCTTCTTCCTCAGCTGGCTGCCCTACCATCTCTATCATGGCTTGAAGTTCTTCAAAGACGGGTGGGAGCTGGACAGCATCCTGGTCATTTACACTCTCACCTCCTGCTTCAACGCCTGCTTCACCCCAATCCTCTACCTCTTCGTGGGGCGGCGGTTCCAGCAGGTGCTCAAGACATCCCTGCTTGCTCTGCTTCGGGAGACTTTTGCTGACGACCTCAGTGGCAACGGCGCTATCTCCCATGagagctccggggtggcagctggcaaatgggagctgcctgaCCAAGTTACGGGGCCTCTGGATTTAAGGTCAGGGAGCTTAGAACCCAGGGTTCTAGATTAA